Proteins from one Cryptomeria japonica chromosome 4, Sugi_1.0, whole genome shotgun sequence genomic window:
- the LOC131050002 gene encoding triacylglycerol lipase OBL1: MCKEDFILHPEKGGTIKFLSSLYPTGKEQGFKEYPQHFRSQNGWIIKISILVIKVLHSAAKPMEWIGSMVELLLNLLSNNGGLTGTIYRLLRGHGVIIPKRGTENFISFIGHLDRRLDLHHTNEKIIELGSRYCADISVMASKLAYENESLISKVVTKHWKMHFVEYFSCWNQFLKTWSTQAFIFCDKAENAKLVVIAFRGTEPFNVNDWSTDFDISLYKMEPIGRVHLGYLEAMGLANRSDKDCAQFHLKPNKSNGWPENVPEDTRKPLAYYAIRARLEKLLKEHKDAKFIVTGHSLGGALAVLFPAILLLHNRKRLLEKMLAVYTFGQPRVGDEDMGNYWNKNINQPEPRYFRVVYCNDMVPRLPYDNNEFMFKHFGECIYYNSFYKQKTLKEQPNRNFSALYCIPTMYLNAIWELIQGMMIGYTKGKHFREGWFGMVFRCIGIVLPGVSAHSPVNYVNAIRLGEPSSDMADTKKVR; this comes from the exons ATGTGTAAGGAAGATTTCATTTTACATCCTGAGAAGGGAGGAACGATAAAATTCCTCTCTTCTCTTTACCCAACCGGAAAGGAGCAAGGCTTCAAAGAATATCCCCAGCATTTCAGGTCTCAGAATGGATGGATTATCAAAATTTCCATCCTCGTAATAAAAGTTTTGCATTCTGCTGCTAAACCCATGGAATGGATTGGATCTATGGTTGAGTTGCTCTTGAATCTATTATCAAACAATGGAGGACTCACAGGAACAATTTATAGGCTTCTAAGAG GGCATGGCGTGATAATTCCCAAAAGGGGTACAGAAAATTTCATTAGTTTCATTGGACACTTGGATCGCCGTCTGGATTTACATCATACCAATGAAAAGATTATCGAATTGGGAAGCAGATATTGCGCGGATATCTCTGTGATGGCTTCAAAATTAGCATATGAAAATGAATCTTTAATCAGCAAAGTGGTCACCAAACATTGGAAG ATGCATTTCGTGGAGTACTTCAGCTGCTGGAATC AATTCTTGAAAACATGGTCCACCCAAGCCTTCATATTCTGTGATAAGGCAGAAAATGCAAAACTGGTGGTGATTGCATTCAGAGGCACAGAACCATTCAATGTAAACGATTGGAGCACTGATTTTGACATATCATTGTACAAAATGGAGCCAATAGGGAGAGTTCATCTTGGATATCTTGAAGCAATGGGCCTAGCAAATCGTTCCGATAAAGATTGTGCCCAATTTCATCTAAAACCCAATAAAAGCAATGGGTGGCCAGAAAATGTCCCAGAAGACACTAGAAAGCCTCTGGCGTACTATGCCATTAGAGCTAGACTAGAAAAATTGCTTAAAGAGCACAAGGATGCCAAGTTTATTGTGACAGGGCACAGTCTGGGTGGTGCTCTTGCAGTCCTATTTCCTGCAATACTACTTCTGCATAACCGGAAAAGGCTCCTGGAAAAGATGTTAGCAGTTTATACATTTGGGCAACCCAGAGTTGGTGATGAAGATATGGGAAATTATTGGAATAAAAACATCAACCAACCTGAGCCAAGGTATTTCCGAGTAGTATACTGCAATGACATGGTTCCCAGGTTGCCCTACGATAATAACGAGTTTATGTTCAAGCATTTTGGAGAATGTATCTACTACAATAGCTTCTACAAACAGAAG ACACTGAAGGAACAACCCAACAGAAATTTTTCAGCCTTATATTGCATTCCAACTATGTACCTAAATGCAATATGGGAGCTTATACAGGGCATGATGATTGGGTATACAAAAGGAAAACATTTCAGAGAAGGGTGGTTTGGAATGGTGTTTAGATGCATAGGGATTGTGTTACCGGGCGTCTCAGCTCATAGCCCTGTCAACTACGTAAATGCCATACGATTGGGCGAGCCCTCATCTGATATGGCCGATACAAAAAAAGTTCGTTAA